One region of Salvia miltiorrhiza cultivar Shanhuang (shh) chromosome 3, IMPLAD_Smil_shh, whole genome shotgun sequence genomic DNA includes:
- the LOC131016955 gene encoding uncharacterized protein LOC131016955 has product MFNVSLGGAVDGVEGTKYGRFLFLHGRDGQNCRLVVYDWSKKECKELGIYNYHNPIEIFCYVESNVYMRRGKPINGSPVFTYPYLGKDEHDEEDECQGIYTSPYDYEKEYHSFDEACDADLDDFAANGFRVLNDIELEEEQERRYLAVIGMDQERRLFPLWRYYCSNLFSGSIFLAPTHLVDDRVTVLCQDIS; this is encoded by the exons ATGTTTAATGTCTCTCTTGGTGGTGCTGTAGATGGAGTAGAGGGGACGAAATACGGCCGATTCTTGTTTCTTCATGGAAGGGATGGCCAAAATTGTCGTCTAGTAGTTTATGATTGGAGTAAGAAAGAGTGCAAGGAACTTGGTATTTATAATTATCACAATCCAATAGAGATTTTTTGTTATGTTGAGAGCAATGTTTATATGCGCCGTGGAAAGCCAATCAATGGATCCCCTGTTTTTACTTATCCTTATTTAGGCAAGGATGAACACGACGAGGAGGATGAGTGCCAAGGCATATACACTTCTCCTTATGACTATGAGAAAGAGTATCACTCTTTCGATGAAGCCTGCGATGCAGATCTCGATGATTTTGCTGCTAATGG ATTCCGTGTCCTTAATGATATAGAGTTGGAGGAGGAGCAGGAGAGGAGATACCTTGCCGTTATTGGTATGGATCAGGAGAGGAGATTATTTCCGTTATGGAGGTATTATTGTTCAAATTTGTTTTCTGGTTCAATCTTCTTAGCTCCCACGCACCTCGTTGATGATAGAGTAACTGTTTTATGTCAAGATATATCCTAG